The genomic DNA TGAGGTAGCTGGGAAGACTATTTGCCGTTAGCCGAAttcgcatacaataatagttatcaagcgAGTATTGGGATGGCTCTATATGAAGCActatatggacgaaggtgtcgaaCTCCAACATGTTGGATGGAATTGGGCAAACGAAGAATTTTGGGCCCTGTGTTAGTGGCAGATACTAAGGATAAGGTAAAATTGATTCGGAATCAGCTGAAGGAGGCCTCAGATaggaaaaagtcatatgctgacctTAAGTGTCGAAAGATAGAGTATGCAATGGGGGACATAGTTTTCCTTAAGGACTCTTCGTGGAAGAAGGTGTTAAGGTTTGGACGGAAAgggaagctaagcccaaggttcattgggccatatcgggTTGTGAGGCGAATTAGACCAGTCACTTATAAACTGAAATTACCTCCTAAACTAAGCCAGatccacgatgtgtttcatgtttccatgctaaGACGGTATCGcttggatccttcacatgtcgtgGCAGTGGAGGAAATCGAGGTCAAGCCAGACCTAACTTTCCAGGAAGAGCCCATAGAAATTCTTGGACGTGATGTTAAGGTACTGAGAAGGATGTCCATCCCATTAGTAAAAGTGCTTTGGCATAATCACAAGGCtaaggaggctacttgggaacctgagcaAGCGATGCGACAtcaatatcctcaactgtttgaattcggtaaaatttcgaggacaaaatttcttttagggggtagagttgtaacgccccaaaaatcctgaaatcctgacttttctttttattttgattttgataaaaagtgtgcttaatattcctagtcaagtgttatttatgtgttaataggtcttggttaaggtttgggTTCGAACTTAgaggtgaaggaaattataggttaataattaaaagaaccctGATGGCAAGTAGGTTATgtgacaccccgtacccgagtccgttaccggagtcgaacacaaggtgcgcacagacttaacttaattgtttcacagtccataaaaaaaaaatttccagactagctggttactgcatcactgtcgccttaaaaatcatatcttgagttttaaagctcgaaaatcagttttgtaaattttccctgaaaatagactcataagtccatcaacataattttttctagaattttttttcaagcaaattagtacagtttattagttaaagtctcccctaatccagggttcgactacactgaccttcacgcattacgaattggatatctccctgtacagggcttcaatactgatgccgtttgtttacatagaaactagactcagagaggaatctataaatatatggcatgactcctaattatctctggttaatttacaatgaatttccaaagtcggaacaggggatccagaaaccgttctggccctgtttcacgagaactttaatagctcttaacatataactcatatgaccgtttcatttcttccatatgaaagtagattcatcaaggttcatttacataatttattcaatatttaataccattcccactatttttagtgatttttcacatccacatcactgctgctgtcagcatctgcctttaaggtaggctttacctatttcatgatttccatgattcaattggccctttttgcatatatagcacaaagtgtgatcatgattaaccattccaatggctaatcgtttcaaaaccatcccatacctcataatgatcaacatacaaacgattatagtactatgctaaaaacgtatataagccattttcacatggctatccaagtttacacaaaaccgaaaggtacatgacctacaaccaaagggtagtcctatacatgccatttcaaagttcaaccaaaattgtaccaaaatggggctttgatagtgtggatgacttcgacttgatcatcccgaatccgatagctaacgagcaaaatctataaaacagagagccaaagcaacggggtaagcattttaatgcttagtaagtctcaagtaatgaaatcagctttgactaaagtattacatttacataactaaatgaatcactttattaatacatattctcataatcatacttacttcacattaccgacccttat from Gossypium arboreum isolate Shixiya-1 chromosome 9, ASM2569848v2, whole genome shotgun sequence includes the following:
- the LOC128280426 gene encoding uncharacterized protein LOC128280426, translating into MALYEALYGRRCRTPTCWMELGKRRILGPVLVADTKDKVKLIRNQLKEASDRKKSYADLKCRKIEYAMGDIVFLKDSSWKKVLRFGRKGKLSPRFIGPYRVVRRIRPVTYKLKLPPKLSQIHDVFHVSMLRRYRLDPSHVVAVEEIEVKPDLTFQEEPIEILGRDVKVLRRMSIPLVKVLWHNHKAKEATWEPEQAMRHQYPQLMEMLLRSLTPESAAIVQANKRDNESCLRIRGI